AGAGCAGCCACACAGGAACACATCACAACTCTGCTActgatctgacacacacacacacacacacacacacacacacaggtttaacttctctctatctctctgctgtgtctctcagaGCTGCAGCAGTGGAACGGTGATCCTAGAGATCGCTCGCTTCAAAGCCGTCGGCGTTCAGTACTCCTGTGGAAGTCAGGTAAACAGAGTGCTTCACAGCCTCTTCACCCCACAACATCATGTCTATCGTCTCATTGGGCTTTTGTGTTTCTCTTGTCAAAAGTGGCCTGGTCTAAAGGTTTGTGATGTTGTGTTGTCCAGAGTGGGGACTCCGTAGGCAGTGACAGCTCCACCCTGACCCCCTCCACTGTGTATGATGTCCAGGGTCACCACccgggggacacagagagacgccagagaggagaggacgacAGTGAGTGAGATTGATCCTGATCAGAACATATTTCACAGTGTTAAACAACATACCAACTTCCGGAATAGTCAGATCCATTGTAAACAGTTACTTAGAGTAAACTACAGTAAAAAGTTCAGCcaccagagggagacagagagacaccagagaggagagggctaCTGTGAGAGATTCACTCTCTGATTATGGGATGTCTGGTTTGTAACAGGACCTCATAGTAGACACATCAATGCAACGCTGTAAACTCATTGAATGGGTGTGAACAAGTCTACACCCAAAACATCCTTTTCAGTAATAAAGGCTATTTTCCCCCACAGCACTGGAAGACCACCATGACATAAGGACAGTGGTGATACATAAGGTGGGATATACACTACTTTGGGTTTGTGTCTTTTTCTATCAGAGCAAATGCTGAGCACAGCTGGAATATATATGGTTGTTATATGGAATATATATGGTTGTTATATGGAATATATATGGTTGTTTTATGGAATATATATGGTTGTTATATGGAATATTGTTGTTATATGGAATATATATGGTTGTTATATGGAATATATATGGTTGTTATATGGAATATATAGTTTGTTATATGGAATATATTTGTttgttatatgtaatatatatgttgttatatatatatgttgttatatgtaatatatggttgttatatgtaatatatatgttgttatatatatatgttgttatatgtatatatatgttgttatatgtaatatatatttgttatatgtaatatatatgttgttatattatatatgttgttatataatatatatgttgttatatgtaatatatatgttgttatatatgttgttatatgtaatatatatgttgttatatgtaatatatatgttgttatatgtaatatatatgttgttatatatgttgttatatgtaatatatatgttgttatatgtaatatatatgttgttatatatatggttgttatatgtaatatatatgttgttatatgtaatatatatgttgttatatgttatatatatgttgttatatgtaatatatatgttgttatatatatgtttttatatgtaatatatatggttggtatatgtaatatatatgttgttatatatatgttgttatatgtaatatatatgttgttatatgttatatatatgttgttatatgtaatatatatgttgttatatatatgttgttatatgtaatatatatggttgttatatgtaatatatatgttgttatatatatgttgttatatgtaatatatatgttgttatatatatgttgttatatgtaatatatatggttgttatatgtaatatatatgttgttatatatatgttgttatatgtaatatatatgttgttattatatatatatgttgttatatatatgttgttatatgtaatatatatgttgttatatatatatatgttgttaatatatatatgttgttatatgtaatatatatggtTGGTAGAGTCTATATGTTGTGTTGCTCCAGGGTCCGTGTGATTCTCTGGGTCTGAGTGTATCTGGTGGTGCTGGTTCTCCTCATGGAAACGTACCTCTCTTCATCTCTACTATGGACCCTGCTGGACTGGCTGCCAGGtcacaccaaatctatgtaagtctgtctgtctgtctgtctgtctgtctgtctgtctgtctgtctgtctgtctgtctgtctgtctgtctgtctgtctgtctgtctgtctgtctgtctgtctgtctgtctgtctgtctgtgcttacaAAATCAAATAAATCAACTCTTTAATCAACTgatctgtgtgtgaatgtgtcctAATACTCTCTCTTCCTGTattcattcctccctctctctctctctctctctctctctctctctccctttttcatttcccctgtctcttccctctctccatctctctccccatctctctctccttcgcactccctctctctctccctctctctctcccaatctctctcttccctctctcttccctctccctctctctctcttctctctccctctctctctgccaatctctctcttccctctctctccctctctccctccctctctccctctctccctctcaggtaGGAGATGTCATGGTAAGTATTAACGATGTCTCCACTGAGGGGATGAGCCACGTCCAAGCTGGAGTTCTGTTGAAGACCATCAGTGGGACCATCACCCTAcaggtgatacacacacacacacacacacacacacacacacacacacacacacacacacacacacacacacacacacacacacacacacacacacacacacacacacacacacacacacacacacacacacacacacacacacacacacacacacacacacacacacacacacacacacacacacacacacacacacacacacacacacacacacacacacacacacacacacacacacacacacacacacacacacacacacacacacacacacacacacacacacacacacacacacacacacacacacacacacacacacacacacacacacacacacacacacacacacacacacacacacacacacacacacacacacacacacacacacacacacacacacacacacacacacacacacacacacacacacacacacacacacacacacacaccacacacacacacacacacacacacacacacacacaccacacacacacacacacacacacacacacacacaccacacacacacacacacacacacacacacacacacacacacaccacacacacacacacacacacacacacacacacacacacacacacacacacacacacacacacacacacacacacacacacacacacacacacacacacaccacacaccacacacacacacacacacacacacacacacacacacacacacacacacacacacaccacacacacacacacacacacacacacacacacacacacacacacacacacacacacacacacacacacacacacacacacacacacacacacaccacacacacacacacacacacacacacacacacacacacacacacacacacacacacacacacacacacacacacacacacacacacacacacacacacacacacacacacacacacacacacacacacacacacacacacacacacacacacacacacacacacacaccacacacacacacacacacacacacacacacacacacacacacatacacacaccacacacacaccacacacacaccacacacacacacacacacacacacacacacacacacacacacacacacacacacacacacacacacacacacacacacacacacacacacacacacacacacacacacacacacacacacacacacacacacacacacacacacacacacacacacacacacacacacacacacacacacacacacacacacacacacacacacacacacacacacacaccacacacacacacacacacacacacacacacacacacacacacacacacacacacacacacacacacacacacacacacacacaccacacacacacacacacacacacacacacacacacacacacacacacacacacacacacacacacacacacacacacacacacacacacacacacacacacacacacacacacacacacacacaccacacacacacacacacacacacacacacacacacacacccacacacaccacacacacacacacacacacacacacacacacacacacacacacacacacacaccacacacacacacacacacacacacacacacacacacacacacacacacacacacacacacacacacacacacacacacacacacacacacacacacacacacacacacacacacacacacaaaccatcacaGGTGACCAATCCTAGAGAGATAACATCATCTACATCATCTCAGCGGGCACTGCActgctccagtctctctcctctctctcttcagtctctctccagtctctctcctctctcttctctctctctctccagtctctctcctctctctctccagtctctctcctctctctctccagtctctctcctctctctctccagtctctctcctctctctctccagtctctctccagtctctctcctgtctctctcctatctctctccagtctctctccagtctctctccagtctctctcctctctctctccagtctctctcctctctctcgtctctctctccagtctctcctctctctctcctctctctctccagtctctctcctctctctctccagtctctctccagtctctctccagtctctctcctctctctctcctctctctctccagtctctctcctctctctctcctctctctctccagtctctctcctctctctctcctctctctctctctctctctccagtctctctcctctctctctccagtctctctcctctctctctccagtctctctccagtctctctcctctctctctctctcctctctctccagtctctctcctctctctcagtctctctccagtctctctcctctctctctccagtctctctcctctctctctccagtctcttttctctctctctcctctctctctccagtctctctcctctctctccagtctctctcctctctctctctccagtctctctccagtctctctcctctctctctcctctctctctccagtctctatccagtctctctccattctctccagtctctctccagtctctctcctctctcttgtctctctccagtctctctccagtctctctccagtctctctccaacCCAATGTCTATATGTGTGTATCAGAGGGGTTGGGTACGGCAGAAGACACCGTTTCAATATGGATTAGTAACGTCTGGTTGTTCTCCAGGTGCTGACTACAGGGTCGGTGGCTGAGGCCTGTGGAGGAGGACAGGGTCAGGGGGATGTCGGTCTCCCCTCCACAGGACCAGCTACCCTACACAACAACACGAGGTAGGACTCTGCTGCTATCGCATGTTATAAAgagggagaaggtagaggaggctGAGGACAGGGAGCGGGGGAGGAggctgaggacagggagagggagatggaggaggctgaggacagggagagggagagtaggtagaggaggctgaggacagggtggaggaggctgaggacagggagagggagagtaggtagaggaggctgaggacagggagagggagagtaggtagaggaggctgaggacagggagagggagatggaggaggctgaggacagggagagggagagtaggtagaggaggctgaggacagggagagggagatggaggaggctgaggacagggagagggagagtaggtggaggaggctgaggacagggagagggagagtaggtagaggaggctgaggacagggagagggagagtaggtagaggaggctgaggacagggagagggagagtaggtagaggaggttgaggacagggccagggagagggagagtaggtagaggaggctgaggacagggagagggagagcaggtagaggaggctgaggacagggagagggagagggagagtaggtagaggaggctgaggacagggagagggagatggaggaggctgaggacagggaggagggagatagaggaggctgaggacagggagagggagagtaggtagaggaggctgaggacagggagagggagagtaggtagaggaggctgaggacagggagagggagagtaggtagaggaggttgaggacagggccagggagagggagagtaggtagaggaggctgaggacagggagagggagagcaggtagaggaggctgaggacagggagagggagagggagagtaggtagaggaggctgaggacagggagagggagatggaggaggctgaggacagggagagggagagtaggtagaggaggctgaggacagggagagggagagcaggtagaggaggctgaggacagggagaggaagatggaggaggctgaggacagggagagggagggtaggtagaggaggctgaggacagggagagggagagggagagtaggtagaggaggctgaggacagggagagggagagtaggtagaggaggctgaggacagggccagggagagggagagtaggtagaggaggctgaggacagggccagggagagggagggtaggtagaggagggttgaggacagggagagggagaggtagaggaggctgaggacagggccagggagagggagagtaggtagaggaggctgaggacagggccagggagagggagggtaggtagaggaggctgaggacagggagagggagagtaggtagaggaggctgaggacagggccagggagagggagggtaggtagaggaggctgaggacagggagagggagagtaggtagaggaggctgaggacagggagagggagaggaggtagaggaggttgaggacagggccagggagagggagggtaggtagaggaggctgaggacagggagaggggagaggtagaggaggctgaggacagggagagggagaggtagaggaggctgaggacagggccagggagagggagggtaggtaGAGGAGGTTGAGGACAgggccagggagagggagagtaggtagaggaggctgaggacagggccagggagagggagagtaggtagaggaggctgaggacagggccagggagagggagggtaggtaGAGGAGgttgaggacagggagagggagagtaggtagaggaggctgaggacagggccagggagagggagggtaggtaGAGGAGGCTgatgacagggagagggagagtaggtagaggaggctgaggacagggccagggagagggagagtaggtagaggaggctgaggacagggccagggagagggagggtaggtagaggaggctgaggacagggccagggagagggagggtaggtagaggaggctgaggacagggccagggagagggagagtaggtagaggaggctgaggacagggagagggagaggaggctgaggacagggagagggagagtaggtagaggaggctgaggacagggccagggagagggagggtaggtagaggaggctgaggacagggccagggagagggagggtaggtagaggaggctgaggacagggagagggagagtaggtagaggaggctgaggacagggccagggagagggagagtaggtagaggaggctgaggacagggagagggagagtaggtagaggaggctgaggacagggagagggagagtaggtagaggaggctgaggacagggccagggagagggagggtaggtagaggaggctgaggacagggagagggagagtaggtagaggaggctgaggacagggccagggagagggagagtaggtagaggaggctgaggacagggagagggagagtaggtagaggaggctgaggacagggccagggagagggagggtaggtagaggaggctgaggacagggagagggagagtaggtagaggaggctgaggacagggccagggagagggagggtaggtaGAGGAGGCTGAGGACAGGGCCAGGGAGAGGGGGATGTAGGTATCCTCTCCACAGGATCAGCTACCCTTCACAACAACATGAGGTGGGAATGTACTGCAGTTTATAAATGTTTAGCTCTATAACACATTGATTCTTAACTATTTTGCCCCTCAGGGCCACCGTATAGCAATCTTTTAACACTTATTTAATCAATGCTGTTAtagaaaagggtcaatgcagacagtttgtttaaaacttttcacaaatgcaaatcttacatgttgttgttttatATCTCCTACAGTCCCCAGTTTTATAGAACCATCAGTCTGGACAGAGGAGCTCTGGGTCTAGGCTTCAGTATAGTAGGAGGGTTCAGCAGTCCCCACGGAGACCTGCCCATCTACGTCAAAACTGTCTTCGGAAAGGTAACTGTCTATTTCATTTAGAACAGTGACAGAGACCTCTATTTCATTTAGAACGCTAACACAGGCCTCTATTTCATTTAGAAAGGTAACACAGGCCTCtatttagccttccctgtagctcagttggtagagcatggtgcttgcaatgccagggttgtgggtttgattcccacggggggccagcacagaaaaaagaaatgtatgaaattgtatgaaatgtatgcattcactactgtaagtcgctctggataagagcgtctgctaaatgactaaaatgtatttcatttagAAAGGTAACACAGACTTCTATTTCATTTAGAAAGGTAACACATGCCTCTATTTCATTTAGAAAGGTAACACAGACTTCTATTTCATTTAGAAAGGTAACACAGATCTCTATTTCATTTAGAAAGGTAACACAGGCCTCTATTTCATTTAGAAAGGTAACACAGGCCTCTATTTCATTTAGAAAGGTAACACAGGCCTCTATTTCATTTAGAAAGGTAACACAGACCTCCGTTTCATTTAGAAAGGTAACACAGATCTCTATTTCATTTAGAAAGGTAACACAGGCCTCTATTTCATTTAGAAAGGTAACACAGACCTCTATTTCATTTAGAAAGGTAACACAGGCCTCTATTTCATTTAGAAAGGTAACACAGATCTATATTTCATTTAAAAAGGTAACTCAGGCCTCTAAGGTAATGTTATTTTAGTCCTCAATGTCAATTCAATGTACCTGTCATTCGACTGTAAATTCCTTGTGTCTTACAACTATCAAAAGTTGCTCGATTGTCTTGCAACACCAGTAGAAACTCAAACAATGCAGCTGTGTTTGATGCCATGGTGATTGAtgcagtgtctctctgtctctccctctgcatctatctctctctctccagggagcaGCGATTGAGGATGGCAGGTTGCAGCGTGGGGATCAGATCATCGCCGTGAACGGTCACAGTCTGGAGGGGGTCACCCACGCCGGCGCCGTCGCCATACTGAAGAGGACCAAGGGAACTGTAGTCCTCACCGTACTCTCCTGAGTGTAGTCCTCACACAACCGTCTGTCGCtctttgatgatgtcatcagcaGACTACATCAAGGTTGTGTTCATCAGGAAACAgacgaaacagggagggactgtcTGAACCTTTTCAATAACAAACATTCATTTATgtgttctgttgcaaaacgttttgctacggtgtgcactaatgaatataaCCCTGTTTATCTCTAGAATGAGGTGAAGATTCTCACAGAAAAATTTCTTCTATATGTCATCCTAGATGTAACTGGTTCTCATTGTAACAAAACTATGAACCCTGTAATGCATTTCTATGTATCTATGTACATCAAAATGGATCTCATCATAGTAGACTACTGACTACTCACATCACTGTCTCTCCTTCAAAATGGACCTCATCATAGTAGACTACTGACTACTCACATCACTGTGTCTCCTTCAAAATGGACCTCATCATAGTAGACTACTGACTACTCACATCACTGTGTCTCTCCTTCAAAATGGACCTCATCATAGTAGACTACTGACTACTCACATCACTGTGTCTCTCCTTCAAAATGGACCTCATCATAGTAGACTACTGACTACTCACATCACTGTGTCTCTCCTTCAAAATGGACCTCATCATAGTAGACTACTGACATCACTGTGTCTCTCCTTCAAAATGGACCTCATCATAGTAGACTACTGACTACTCACATCACTGTCTCTCCTTCAAAATGGACCTCATCATAGTAGACTACTGACTACTCACATCACTGTGTCTCTCCTTCAAAATGGACCTCATCATAGTAGACTACTGACTACTCACATCACTGTCTCTCCTTCAAAATGGACCTCATCATAGTAGACTACTGACTACTAACATCACTGTGTCTCTCCTTCAAAATGGACCTCATCATAGTAGACTACTGACTACTCACATCACTGTCTCTCCTTCAAAATGGACCTCATCCTAGTAGACTACTGACTACTCACATCACTGTCTCTCCTTCAAAATGGACCTCATCATAGTAGACT
The nucleotide sequence above comes from Salmo salar unplaced genomic scaffold, Ssal_v3.1, whole genome shotgun sequence. Encoded proteins:
- the LOC106610556 gene encoding multiple PDZ domain protein isoform X1; protein product: MAQGPMGGDSSSSSIHPSISLSSFLHPSIHVSSSHPPIPPHSSVGTARNASSSSGRSDWPTGSALTPDLLSCPIIPGVDSTIEICKGHLGLGLSIVGGCDTLLGAIIIHEVNDGGAAQRDGRLWAGDQLLEVNGIDLGQATHEEAIGVLRLTPQRVRLTVFRHQQEYGEEDLWDVFQLELRLRPGQTLGLSTVGKSNDTGVFVSEIIGGGVADEDGRLFLGDQILSVNREDVRTATQEHVTSLLQSCSSGTVILEIARFKAVGVQYSCGSQSGDSVGSDSSTLTPSTVYDVQGHHPGDTERRQRGEDDTLEDHHDIRTVVIHKGPCDSLGLSVSGGAGSPHGNVPLFISTMDPAGLAARSHQIYVGDVMVSINDVSTEGMSHVQAGVLLKTISGTITLQVLTTGSVAEACGGGQGQGDVGLPSTGPATLHNNTSPQFYRTISLDRGALGLGFSIVGGFSSPHGDLPIYVKTVFGKGAAIEDGRLQRGDQIIAVNGHSLEGVTHAGAVAILKRTKGTVVLTVLS